Proteins encoded within one genomic window of Saccharomyces mikatae IFO 1815 strain IFO1815 genome assembly, chromosome: 15:
- the NOP12 gene encoding rRNA-processing protein NOP12 (similar to Saccharomyces cerevisiae NOP12 (YOL041C); ancestral locus Anc_7.93) has product MSSAIDNLFGKIDEKKIESAVDKLFSSSCGPINKIEVKSKTRTVLPDSKKRERTIEVDRERLETNKSDVSVEQTEEAALPIIKKAKKVKKGDENEDLEARYYAKLLDEGSKNEDDKLVATTKVVEPSAPVTSAAKKVDFKENELEKAERTVFIGNILSTVITSKKVYKEFKKLFGTNPMTKAEDSDNENEEEVPKKDNSNPFAIESIRFRSISFDEALPRKVAFVQQKFHKSRDTVNAYIVYKNKSAVRQICSKLNAIVFQDHHLRVDAVAHPSPHDKQRSIFVGNLDFEEIEESLWKHFGSCGDIEYVRIIRDSKTNMGKGFAYVQFKDLQSVNKALLLNEKPMKSQKHEDEDSKKPVKKARKLRVSRCKNMKKGTTIGTGLERNGLTDLQRTKAGRAKKVLGKADRATLGQEITIEGLRAKKGEGSTHLKKRKQRSATGRVTKRSIAFKKAQVEKAKK; this is encoded by the coding sequence atgtctTCTGCAATTGATAATCTTTTCGgtaaaattgatgaaaaaaaaatagaatctGCAGTAGATAAACTATTCAGTTCATCTTGTGGTCCTATTAATAAAATAGAAGTCAAAAGTAAAACCCGTACTGTTCTTCCTGATTCCAAGAAGAGAGAAAGAACAATCGAAGTTGATCGAGAAAGGCTAGAAACAAACAAGTCAGATGTTTCAGTGGAACAGACTGAAGAAGCTGCACttccaataataaaaaaagccaaaaaagttaaaaagggcgatgaaaatgaagatttggAAGCCCGCTATTATGCAAAATTACTAGATGAAGGGTCTaagaatgaagatgataaatTAGTTGCAACAACGAAGGTTGTTGAACCCTCTGCACCAGTGACATCAGCTGCAAAGAAAGTcgattttaaagaaaatgaactaGAAAAAGCAGAAAGAACTGTTTTCATTGGTAACATCTTGAGTACGGTAATTACGTCTAAAAAGGTTTACAAAGAATTCAAGAAACTTTTTGGTACAAATCCAATGACAAAAGCTGAGGACTCTGACAATGAgaacgaagaagaagttccTAAGAAAGATAATTCTAATCCATTTGCTATTGAAAGTATAAGATTCAGATCTATTTCGTTTGACGAAGCTCTTCCTAGAAAAGTTGCATTTGTACAACAGAAATTTCACAAGTCTAGGGATACAGTAAACGCTTACATCGTTTATAAGAATAAGTCTGCTGTGAGACAGATCTGCTCGAAATTGAATGCTATCGTTTTCCAAGATCATCATTTAAGAGTTGACGCAGTCGCTCATCCATCTCCACACGACAAGCAACGTTCTATTTTTGTAGGTAACTtagattttgaagaaatcgaAGAAAGTTTGTGGAAACATTTTGGTTCATGCGGCGATATTGAGTATGTTCGAATTATTAGGGATTCAAAGACGAATATGGGTAAAGGGTTTGCCTATGTTCAATTTAAAGATCTACAAAGTGTGAACAAAGCACTTTTATTGAACGAAAAACCCATGAAGTCTCAGAAACACGAAGACGAAGATTCAAAGAAACCAGTGAAGAAGGCAAGAAAGTTGCGTGTCTCCAGATGTAAAAACATGAAGAAGGGTACCACCATCGGGACCGGCCTGGAAAGAAATGGTTTGACGGATTTACAAAGAACCAAAGCTGGTAGAGCTAAGAAGGTTTTAGGTAAGGCCGATAGAGCTACTCTAGGTCAAGAAATAACCATCGAAGGTTTGAGAGCCAAGAAGGGCGAAGGTTCTAcccatttgaagaagagaaaacaaagatcAGCTACAGGTAGAGTGACGAAGAGATCGATAGCATTCAAGAAAGCTCAAGTTGAAAAGGCCAAGAAATAG
- the RPP2A gene encoding ribosomal protein P2 alpha (similar to Saccharomyces cerevisiae RPP2A (YOL039W); ancestral locus Anc_7.96), protein MKYLAAYLLLNAAGNTPDATKIKAVLESVGIEIEDEKVSSVLSALEGKSVDELVVEGNEKLAAVPAAGPASAGGAAAASGDAAAEEEKEEEAAEESDDDMGFGLFD, encoded by the coding sequence atgaagtacTTAGCTGCTTACCTATTATTGAACGCTGCTGGCAACACCCCAGATGCCACCAAGATTAAGGCTGTTTTGGAATCCGTCGGTATTGAAATCGAAGATGAAAAGGTCTCCTCTGTCTTGTCCGCTTTAGAAGGTAAGTCTGTTGACGAATTAGTTGTTGAAGGTAACGAAAAGTTGGCTGCTGTTCCTGCTGCTGGTCCAGCTTCCGCTGGTGGTGCTGCTGCTGCCTCCGGTGATGCTGctgctgaagaagaaaaggaagaagaagccGCTGAAGAATCAGATGACGACATGGGTTTCGGTTTATTCGATTAA
- the PRE6 gene encoding proteasome core particle subunit alpha 4 (similar to Saccharomyces cerevisiae PRE6 (YOL038W); ancestral locus Anc_7.120) — protein MSGYDRALSIFSPDGHIFQVEYALEAVKRGTCAVGVKGKNCVVLGCERRSTLKLQDTRITPSKVSKIDSHLVLSFSGLNADSRILIEKARVEAQSHRLTLEDPVTVEYLTRYVAGVQQRYTQSGGVRPFGVSTLIAGFDPRDDEPKLYQTEPSGIYSSWSAQTIGRNSKTVREFLEKNYDRKEPPATVEDCVKLTVRSLLEVVQTGAKNIEITVVKPDSDIVALTSEEINEYVTQIEQEKQEQQEQDKKKKSSH, from the coding sequence ATGAGTGGTTACGATAGAGCTTTATCCATTTTCTCGCCAGATGGGCACATTTTTCAAGTGGAGTACGCCCTGGAGGCGGTAAAGAGGGGTACCTGTGCTGTAGGTGTCAAGGGTAAGAATTGTGTGGTATTGGGCTGTGAAAGAAGGTCTACCTTAAAGCTTCAAGACACTAGAATTACGCCTTCCAAAGTATCCAAGATCGACTCGCATCTTGTCTTGTCGTTTTCTGGATTGAATGCAGATTCTAGAATTCTTATCGAAAAGGCCAGAGTGGAGGCCCAAAGTCATAGGCTAACGTTGGAGGATCCTGTGACGGTGGAGTACCTCACACGTTACGTCGCCGGTGTGCAACAGAGATACACGCAGTCCGGTGGTGTTAGACCATTTGGTGTGTCCACGCTCATTGCCGGTTTCGATCCGAGAGATGACGAACCCAAACTTTACCAGACAGAACCGAGTGGTATATACTCCTCGTGGTCCGCCCAGACTATCGGGAGAAACTCCAAAACGGTACGCGAGTTCTTGGAGAAGAATTACGACCGCAAAGAACCACCAGCTACCGTGGAGGATTGCGTTAAGCTTACTGTAAGATCCCTGTTGGAGGTCGTTCAAACAGGTGCGAAGAATATTGAGATCACCGTTGTCAAGCCAGATTCAGATATCGTTGCCTTAACTAGCGAGGAAATTAATGAGTACGTCACCCaaattgaacaagaaaagcaaGAGCAGCAAGAGCAggacaaaaagaagaaatctaGCCATTAA
- the SMKI15G1270 gene encoding uncharacterized protein (similar to Saccharomyces cerevisiae YOL036W and YIR016W; ancestral locus Anc_7.121) encodes MEQQDSSPPRFRNSGSTKAIVYNSSTLPTMPKSDTPTSSSTTVTTHLQNIKEEEINDDELTQVDRSSPRVLGRISSTSSSSSNIDLNDNLNMLHDIGKSTTNLSLSTPNLHEEMGILSDKGNSKEELALLPPLPHTGELEITPQFDINEVIFERDDISHSSKLETDDVIANLANSTQDAIREDQQFPIVAHGHNSSINDDSQLSATILDNQTSFDLSKALEMTSHSNISNIINGPGSEGRTSSTPISSATLKPYLPSPASGEGEENTTPSSSTSDRAAAIQYDPNKIINPISVSPSIFEQQQNNVPSRERSRSNSSTLASTLRGTIISGLPQNNSSIERNLSRKSNRSRKTTVTFEERLQKLPPLSTQSSSQYAKAVLIEKNIGSHISNAPTLVPSSQMPVTFQSESALTGEGKRMPFLRRASSALLRKTSVKNGYSLTRTNTPTSSAFQTIESELKDAQHPLLIRRSSNIENKQSRRQLSCSKFHVRPDSDPKFVNSNGATEDALRSTSNNVEHVYRKTSLGSKIRRGFTRILSDTNSSKEALTSSPKSIATVCPTASPLSSLATVRSNPITPCSKEKNRVSIDSVSTVNRTSTSFPQSSTDFITSSHEESQTILPKRSASRKILSKNLSKKNFLPELQTRESEIYLDREALNNFVPVLSVTEDAHRINRSSLQTQSTIGLCINNLKNKEGLKLDAKEYVGILTEQQRKEDERYAILEKRFASCTWCSDKDLQHLKKKRISMNKIWSDYVRFYRGKLNSP; translated from the coding sequence ATGGAACAACAAGACAGTTCGCCACCCAGATTCAGAAACTCTGGCTCCACCAAAGCCATTGTATACAACAGCAGCACACTACCCACAATGCCTAAGAGCGACACACCCACATCAAGTTCAACAACGGTTACCACGCATTTACAGaatattaaagaagagGAGATCAACGATGACGAACTTACTCAAGTAGACCGCTCTTCCCCTCGTGTCTTAGGAAGGATCTCCTCTacatcttcgtcttcatccAATATTGATTTGAACGATAACTTGAATATGTTACACGATATAGGCAAATCTACTACCAACCTTTCTTTATCAACTCCAAATTTACATGAGGAAATGGGCATTCTCAGCGATAAAGGTAACAGCAAAGAAGAGTTGGCTTTGTTGCCACCATTGCCCCACACTGGTGAATTGGAAATCACACCACAATTTGATATCAACGAGGTTATCTTTGAACGAGATGACATAAGTCATTCCTCAAAGCTGGAAACAGATGATGTGATAGCGAATTTAGCCAACTCAACCCAAGATGCTATTAGAGAAGATCAGCAATTTCCTATCGTTGCACATGGTCACAATAGTTCGATAAACGACGATTCCCAGTTAAGTGCTACTATTCTTGACAACCAAACGTCATTCGATCTTTCTAAAGCTTTGGAGATGACTAGCCATTCAAATATTTCCAATATTATAAATGGACCTGGATCTGAAGGAAGAACTTCAAGTACTCCGATAAGCAGTGCCACTTTAAAACCATATTTACCATCTCCTGCAAGTGGAgaaggtgaagaaaataccaCTCCATCTTCCTCTACGTCCGATCGTGCCGCTGCTATACAGTATGATCCcaataaaattataaatCCCATCTCGGTTTCACCTTCTATTTTTGAGCAACAACAGAACAATGTGCCCTCGAGGGAAAGAAGTAGGTCCAATTCCAGTACACTAGCATCTACATTGAGAGGTACCATTATCTCAGGATTGCCTCAAAACAATAGTTCtatagaaagaaatttatcaagaaaGAGTAACAGAAGTAGGAAAACTACAGtaacttttgaagaacgTCTCCAAAAATTGCCACCGTTGAGCACCCAATCGTCGAGTCAATACGCTAAGGCAGTattaattgaaaaaaacattggTTCGCACATTAGTAATGCACCTACACTGGTACCAAGCTCACAAATGCCAGTAACATTTCAATCTGAATCTGCACTAACAGGTGAAGGGAAGAGAATGCCTTTTTTGAGAAGAGCCTCTAGTGCGCTATTGAGAAAGACGTCTGTCAAGAATGGCTACAGCCTAACCAGAACAAATACTCCTACTTCGTCTGCATTTCAAACAATTGAATCGGAACTAAAAGATGCACAACATCCTTTATTAATTCGACGATCTTCGaacattgaaaataaacaatCTAGGAGACAATTATCATGTTCAAAGTTTCATGTGCGTCCGGATTCAGATCCCAAGTTCGTGAACAGCAATGGGGCTACCGAGGACGCCTTACGTTCCACTTCAAATAATGTCGAACACGTCTATAGAAAAACGTCCCTGGGTTCTAAAATCAGAAGAGGTTTCACAAGAATATTGAGCGATACTAATAGTAGTAAGGAGGCTCTCACTTCATCGCCCAAGTCCATAGCTACTGTGTGCCCTACAGCATCACCTTTGTCCTCTTTAGCAACAGTGAGAAGTAATCCAATAACGCCATGttctaaagaaaaaaatcgagTTTCAATAGACAGCGTGAGCACAGTCAACAGAACATCCACATCCTTCCCACAGTCATCTACAGACTTCATTACTTCCTCACATGAAGAATCCCAAACTATTCTTCCCAAAAGATCAGcaagtagaaaaattttgtcTAAAAATTTaagtaagaaaaattttctaccTGAACTGCAAACAAGGGAAAGTGAGATATATTTAGATAGAGAAGCGTTAAACAATTTTGTTCCAGTGCTCTCTGTTACAGAGGATGCGCATCGTATCAATCGTTCATCTTTACAAACACAATCTACCATCGGATTATGCATtaacaatttaaaaaacaaagaaggCTTAAAACTCGATGCCAAAGAATATGTGGGAATTCTGACTGAACAACAACGTAAGGAAGATGAAAGATATGccattttggaaaagagaTTTGCATCTTGTACATGGTGCAGTGACAAGGATCTGCAGcacttgaaaaagaagcgaATTTCCATGAACAAGATATGGTCTGACTATGTCCGATTTTACCGCGGAAAGTTGAATAGCCCATAA
- the RPS15 gene encoding 40S ribosomal protein uS19 (similar to Saccharomyces cerevisiae RPS15 (YOL040C); ancestral locus Anc_7.95) — translation MSQAVNAKKRVFKTHSYRGVDLEKLLEMSTEDFVKLAPARVRRRFARGMTSKPAGFMKKLRAAKLAAPENEKPAPVRTHMRNMIIVPEMIGSVVGIYNGKAFNQVEIRPEMLGHYLGEFSITYTPVRHGRAGATTSRFTPLK, via the coding sequence ATGTCTCAAGCTGTTAACGCCAAGAAGAGAGTTTTTAAGACCCACTCCTACAGAGGTGTcgatttggaaaaattgTTGGAAATGTCCACTGAAGATTTCGTCAAGTTGGCTCCAGCTAGAgttagaagaagatttgcCCGTGGTATGACTTCCAAGCCAGCCGGTTTCATGAAGAAGTTGAGAGCTGCTAAATTGGCTGCCccagaaaatgaaaagccAGCTCCAGTCAGAACCCACATGAGAAACATGATCATTGTTCCAGAAATGATTGGTTCTGTCGTTGGTATCTACAACGGTAAGGCTTTCAACCAAGTCGAAATCAGACCAGAAATGTTGGGTCACTATTTGGGTGAATTCTCCATCACTTACACCCCAGTCAGACATGGTAGAGCCGGTGCTACTACTTCCCGTTTCACTCCATTGAAATAA
- the NGL1 gene encoding RNA exonuclease (similar to Saccharomyces cerevisiae NGL1 (YOL042W); ancestral locus Anc_7.90) codes for MFTRRFIPVVKSTKQSIGKYVQKDARFTLLTYNMLSPSYMWPQVYTYVAEPYKNWSYRHKLLERELLNTFKADIMCLQEMTARDYEDYWRDYIGVDINYGSKFIPKTPPKYWKNPVKDMDGVSIFYNLEKFDYISSTGIYLNQLLNVFNERELKYLFNKKVTLTDGASNIVGEDSLLDVLKGKNQVCLFVSLKHKETGTVFVVLNTHLYWKYDEVKLTQCMIIMRELSKIIKQLLSGDVKSQRKVKILFTGDLNSTRDSLVVNFLQGQIVSHGDLNLISPMRPYLNRCVYDDIPKDYFVHTCYSGKLKGIFDYVWYHDSDFLLTKILTGNEVSDELLASNQLGLPNENHPSDHIPLLTEFKVL; via the coding sequence ATGTTTACTCGAAGGTTTATTCCAGTTGTTAAATCTACCAAACAAAGCATCGGTAAATACGTGCAAAAAGATGCTAGGTTTACTTTATTGACATATAACATGCTCTCACCTTCATATATGTGGCCGCAAGTATACACTTATGTTGCAGAACCATATAAAAACTGGAGTTATAGGCACAAACTGCTAGAAAGAGAACTCTTGAATACTTTTAAGGCGGATATTATGTGTCTTCAAGAAATGACTGCAAGAGATTACGAAGATTATTGGCGCGATTATATTGGAGTTGATATCAATTATGGGTCCAAGTTCATCCCCAAGACACCCCCCAAGTATTGGAAAAATCCGGTTAAGGATATGGACGGTGTATCTATTTTCTACAATCTCgaaaaatttgattatATATCATCAACAGGGATTTACTTAAATCAGTTACTTAATGTCTTCAATGAAAGGGAATTGAAATACTTATTTAACAAAAAGGTGACATTAACTGATGGCGCCTCTAATATAGTTGGTGAAGATAGTTTGTTGGATGTTTTAAAAGGTAAAAATCAGGTATGCCTATTTGTATCCTTGAAACATAAGGAAACAGGTACTGTTTTTGTTGTATTGAATACTCACCTTTATTGGAAGTATGATGAAGTTAAGCTAACGCAATGTATGATTATAATGAGAGAGTTATCAAAAATTATCAAGCAGCTTTTATCAGGGGATGTAAaaagtcaaagaaaagtaaagatCTTATTTACCGGTGATCTAAACTCCACAAGAGATTCGTTAGTTGTTAATTTTCTGCAGGGTCAGATAGTTAGTCATGGAGATCTTAATCTTATTAGCCCAATGAGGCCGTATTTGAACCGCTGTGTCTATGATGACATACCAAAGGATTACTTTGTACATACGTGCTATTCAGGGAAGTTAAAAGGCATCTTCGATTATGTCTGGTACCATGACTCAGATTTCTTATTAACCAAAATATTAACGGGTAACGAAGTATCAGATGAATTGTTAGCATCGAATCAATTAGGTTTGCCTAATGAGAATCATCCTAGCGATCATATACCACTACTAACAGAGTTCAAAGTATTATGA
- the SMC5 gene encoding DNA repair ATPase SMC5 (similar to Saccharomyces cerevisiae SMC5 (YOL034W); ancestral locus Anc_7.101), with protein MTSLIDLGRYVERTRHGGDTEPRSKRVRIAGTDLSSFQPGSVISVRLQDFVTYTLTEFNLSPSLNMIIGPNGSGKSTFVCAVCLGLAGKPEYIGRSKRVEDFIKNGQDVSRIEITLKNSPKVNDIENVNAHDETIKITRIITRSKRRSDYLINDCEVSESVVKALVAQLNIQLDNLCQFLSQERVEEFARLKSVKLLVETIRSIDSSLLDVLDELRELQGNEQCLQKDLDVKKSKILHLRQESDKLRKSVESLRDFQKKKGEIELHSRLLPYVKVKDHKEKLNVYKEEYERAKANLRAILKDKKPFAHTKKTLENRVEELTEKCSMKNHDFLKAKEKVNEIFEKLNTIRDDVIKKKSQNEYYRGRTKKLQANIISTKEDLLRNQEILGQTYLPENSVFEDIDITRKDIISKEGGIRDLISEIDAKANAINHEMRGIQRQAEGKTKSLTTTDKIGILNQDQDLKEVRDAVWMIRNDAEMKGKILEPPIMTVSAINPQFAAYLAQCVDYNTSKALTVVDSDSYRLFANSILEKFKVNLRELSDIDIKPPVPIEAVKDLGFEGYLSDFITGDKKVMKMLCQVNKIHTIPVSRRELTPAQIKKLITPTSNGKVLFKRIIHGNRLVDIKQSAYGTRQVFPTDVNIKQTNFYQGSIMSNEQKIRIENEISDLKNEYSNRKSTLDVLSTQKSAYRQELSELASRNDDINKKAHQLNEARKKYTMRKSTIETLEEKLDQLKREARKDVSQKIKDIDDQIQRLLLNQTHLLSKMVSSMNSLKNCQKELMSSQILHFEAHNMDVSMNDVIGFFNEREADLKRQYEDKKRFVKEMRDTPEFQSWMQEIRCYDEDTKEKLNEVAEKYEKDGNFNLSFVQDVLDKLESEIAMVNHDESAVTILDQVTTELRELEQTVPRQTKELEIIRAKLKENHAVLEPKLDDIVAKISTRFARLFNNVGSAGAVRLEKPKDYSEWKIEIMVKFRDNAPLKKLDSHTQSGGERAVSTVLYMIALQEFTSAPFRVVDEINQGMDSRNERIVHKAMVENACAENTSQYFLITPKLLTGLHYHEKMRIHCVMAGSWIPNPSEDPRMIHFGETSNYSFD; from the coding sequence ATGACAAGTCTAATAGATTTAGGCAGGTATGTTGAAAGGACTCGCCATGGAGGGGATACAGAACCAAGATCTAAAAGAGTAAGAATCGCCGGAACTGACTTGTCTTCCTTCCAACCTGGAAGCGTTATTAGTGTCCGTTTGCAAGATTTTGTAACTTACACCTTGACCGAATTCAATCTTTCACCGTCTTTAAATATGATCATTGGACCTAACGGATCCGGAAAATCTACTTTTGTGTGCGCTGTGTGTTTAGGACTAGCTGGTAAGCCAGAATACATTGGGAGAAGTAAGAGAGTGGaagattttatcaaaaatggTCAGGATGTTtcaagaattgaaattactttgaaaaattcaccAAAGGTTAATGATATCGAAAATGTAAACGCACATGatgaaacaataaaaattaCTAGAATCATTACTAGGTCTAAGAGGAGGTCAGATTACCTAATAAACGACTGTGAGGTATCTGAAAGCGTGGTTAAAGCATTGGTTGCTCAGCTAAACATTCAGCTGGATAATCTTTGTCAATTCTTATCTCAGGAGCGTGTTGAAGAATTTGCCCGCTTGAAGTCAGTTAAACTGTTAGTGGAAACTATAAGGTCAATCGATTCAAGTCTTTTGGATGTGTTGGATGAACTAAGGGAACTTCAAGGAAATGAGCAGTGCTTGCAAAAAGATCTTGAcgtaaaaaaatctaaaattCTCCATTTGAGGCAAGAGAGCGATAAATTGCGGAAATCAGTAGAATCTCTTCGagattttcaaaagaaaaaaggtgaAATTGAGTTGCACTCTCGATTATTACCTTATGTGAAGGTGAAAGATCACAAGGAAAAGCTAAACGTTTATAAAGAAGAGTATGAACGAGCGAAAGCTAACCTGAGAGCTATATTAAAGGACAAGAAACCATTTGCACatacaaagaaaacattagAAAACCGGGTCGAAGAACTAACAGAAAAGTGTTCCATGAAAAACCacgattttttgaaagcaaaagaaaaggttaACGAGATTTTCGAAAAACTAAATACTATTAGGGATGATGtcatcaaaaagaaaagccaGAATGAATATTACAGGGGTAGAACTAAGAAATTACAGGCTAACATTATCAGTACAAAGGAAGATTTACTAAGGAACCAGGAAATATTGGGGCAGACTTATCTACCTGAAAACAGCGTATTCGAAGATATAGACATTACGAGGAAAGATATTATCAGTAAAGAAGGGGGAATTCGAGATCTCATTTCCGAAATTGACGCGAAAGCTAATGCCATTAATCATGAAATGAGGGGCATACAGAGGCAAGCGGAAGGCAAGACCAAATCCCTTACTACAACTGATAAAATTGGTATTTTAAACCAAGACCAGGATTTAAAGGAGGTTCGTGATGCTGTGTGGATGATCAGAAATGATGCAGAaatgaaaggaaaaattcttgaacCACCTATAATGACAGTGTCTGCCATCAACCCTCAGTTTGCTGCATATCTAGCTCAATGCGTGGATTATAATACAAGTAAGGCTTTAACTGTTGTTGACTCTGATTCTTACAGGTTATTTGCAAATTCgattcttgaaaaattcaaagttAATTTGAGAGAATTATCCGATATTGACATCAAACCTCCTGTGCCCATAGAAGCAGTGAAGGATTTGGGGTTTGAAGGTTATTTGTCTGACTTCATTACTGGCGACAAGAAGGTTATGAAAATGCTTTGTCAAGTTAACAAAATACATACTATACCTGTATCCAGAAGGGAATTGACGCCTGCCCAGATTAAGAAATTGATTACACCAACATCAAATGGAAAAGTTCTCTTTAAAAGGATTATTCATGGAAACAGACTAGTTGATATAAAGCAATCTGCATATGGTACTAGGCAGGTTTTTCCTACTGATGTTAatataaaacaaacaaatttCTACCAGGGGTCAATTATGTCAAATGAACAGAAAATCAGAATTGAGAATGAAATTAGTGACCtcaaaaatgaatacaGTAATCGAAAATCCACATTAGACGTATTGTCAACCCAGAAGAGTGCTTATAGACAAGAATTATCTGAATTAGCTTCGAGAAACGATgacatcaataaaaaagcTCATCAACTAAATGAGGCTCGTAAAAAATATACGATGAGGAAAAGCACAATAGAAACTCTGGAAGAGAAATTGGATCAACTAAAACGTGAAGCCAGGAAGGATGTATCACAAAAGATCAAGGATATCGATGACCAGATTCAGCGATTATTACTCAATCAAACACATCTACTGTCGAAAATGGTCTCCTCGATGAATAGTTTAAAGAATTGtcaaaaagaattgatGAGTTCCcaaattcttcattttgaaGCCCATAATATGGATGTTTCTATGAATGATGTGATCGGattttttaatgaaagAGAGGCTGATTTAAAGCGTCAATATGAggataagaaaagattcGTAAAGGAAATGAGGGACACTCCTGAATTTCAATCCTGGATGCAAGAAATCAGATGTTATGACGAAGATACGAAGGAAAAACTGAATGAAGTagcagaaaaatatgagaAGGACGGGAATTTCAATCTGTCGTTCGTTCAAGATGTGCTTGATAAATTAGAATCGGAGATAGCTATGGTGAATCACGACGAATCTGCAGTAACAATTCTGGATCAAGTGACAACCGAGTTGAGAGAGTTGGAACAGACGGTTCCTCGGCAAACTAAAGAGTTAGAGATCATTAGAgcaaaattgaaagaaaaccatGCCGTTTTGGAACCTAAGTTGGATGATATAGTAGCAAAAATTTCTACAAGGTTTGCACGTTTATTTAATAATGTCGGGAGTGCTGGTGCAGTGCGCCTGGAAAAGCCAAAGGACTATTCTGAATGGAAGATTGAGATCATGGTTAAATTCAGAGACAATGCACcattaaagaaattggaTTCCCACACGCAGTCAGGTGGTGAAAGAGCTGTTTCTACAGTTCTTTACATGATTGCTTTGCAAGAGTTTACCTCTGCACCATTCAGAGTAGTGGACGAAATCAACCAAGGTATGGATTCTAGAAATGAAAGGATTGTCCACAAAGCCATGGTAGAGAACGCGTGTGCTGAAAATACTTCTCAGTATTTCTTAATTACTCCAAAGTTATTGACTGGCTTGCATTATCATGAGAAGATGCGAATACACTGTGTCATGGCCGGTTCTTGGATTCCAAACCCTTCTGAAGATCCGAGAATGATACATTTCGGCGAAACATCTAATTACTCGTTTGATTAA